The following coding sequences lie in one Thalassoglobus polymorphus genomic window:
- the rsmD gene encoding 16S rRNA (guanine(966)-N(2))-methyltransferase RsmD — MRIIAGKYRRRKLQTNPGLTTRPITDRVKEALFENIHQRVDGKRVADIFAGTGTIGLEALSRGATSVTFIEKDRKALQLLKENVATLDCKEDVLVWPADVLRCSYRPKGDRIADFVPWEVVFFDPPYQMVRDIIPGKPLWTSLKRLAKEESTAENATLILRVPKRAEFELPEEWAVNWSMTMSGMTIHICEKMSGTAAETEPPSETP, encoded by the coding sequence ATGCGAATTATTGCTGGGAAATATCGAAGACGAAAGCTGCAAACGAACCCGGGATTGACCACCAGGCCGATTACGGATCGGGTGAAGGAAGCCCTGTTTGAGAACATTCATCAACGTGTCGATGGAAAACGGGTTGCCGACATCTTCGCGGGGACCGGGACGATTGGTCTCGAGGCTCTTTCGCGAGGAGCAACGAGCGTGACCTTCATCGAGAAGGATCGCAAAGCCCTCCAACTGCTCAAGGAAAACGTTGCCACACTTGACTGCAAAGAGGACGTTCTCGTCTGGCCAGCGGACGTCCTTCGCTGTTCTTACCGTCCCAAGGGGGACCGTATTGCGGACTTCGTTCCCTGGGAAGTGGTCTTCTTCGATCCGCCATATCAAATGGTCCGAGACATCATCCCCGGGAAACCATTGTGGACCTCCTTAAAGCGGCTAGCCAAAGAAGAATCAACAGCCGAAAACGCCACGCTGATCTTACGGGTTCCCAAGCGTGCTGAATTCGAACTCCCCGAAGAGTGGGCGGTCAACTGGTCAATGACCATGTCCGGGATGACAATCCACATCTGCGAAAAGATGTCCGGCACAGCGGCTGAAACAGAGCCGCCATCGGAGACGCCGTAA
- a CDS encoding DUF1559 domain-containing protein → MSARRKKGFTLIELLVVIAIIAILVALLLPAVQQAREAARRSSCKNNMKQIGLALHNYHDVHGCFPSGWIGVQNGMANPEGESGFGWGTMLLPFLDQAPLYNQFNFSFPMDAAPNRQFLNSSLSTYQCPSDPKPDVFTIQDRNGADIELATFNYPAVFGTVELHGCENAPGTAPVTSSGQCVSDGAFFHNSKIRFRDFTDGSSSTIIVGERTTFTDTTTGEKFYGTWSGALPEVEEEIARMVGHAEHPPNFHHHPEDFGSSHVGGAQFVLGDGHVVFISENIDEGVFQSLATRSGGEVISDF, encoded by the coding sequence ATGTCTGCCCGACGCAAAAAGGGTTTTACGCTCATCGAACTACTCGTAGTGATTGCAATCATTGCGATCTTAGTGGCGTTGCTGCTGCCTGCGGTCCAGCAAGCCCGTGAAGCGGCTCGCCGATCCAGTTGCAAGAACAACATGAAGCAAATTGGCCTCGCCTTGCATAATTACCATGATGTCCACGGATGCTTCCCGTCCGGGTGGATTGGTGTTCAAAACGGAATGGCCAACCCAGAAGGAGAAAGTGGCTTCGGTTGGGGAACGATGTTGCTTCCATTCCTGGACCAGGCTCCTCTTTACAATCAATTTAATTTCTCTTTTCCAATGGACGCTGCACCAAATCGCCAGTTTCTCAACAGCTCCCTCTCAACGTACCAATGTCCGAGCGATCCGAAACCGGATGTCTTCACAATCCAGGACAGGAATGGGGCCGACATTGAATTAGCGACGTTTAACTACCCGGCTGTGTTTGGAACAGTTGAACTCCATGGTTGTGAAAATGCTCCGGGGACTGCACCGGTCACTTCGTCCGGACAATGCGTCAGTGACGGTGCTTTCTTCCACAACAGCAAAATCAGGTTTCGCGACTTCACTGATGGATCGAGTTCAACAATCATTGTTGGAGAGAGAACAACATTCACGGACACGACGACTGGTGAAAAATTCTACGGCACCTGGTCAGGAGCTCTCCCTGAAGTTGAAGAAGAAATAGCTCGCATGGTTGGTCATGCGGAACATCCCCCGAACTTTCATCACCACCCTGAAGACTTCGGAAGTTCTCACGTTGGGGGAGCTCAGTTCGTTCTGGGTGATGGTCATGTTGTTTTCATCAGCGAGAACATTGACGAAGGCGTTTTTCAATCGCTGGCAACTCGCAGCGGTGGAGAAGTCATCAGCGACTTCTAG
- a CDS encoding glycosyltransferase family 2 protein — MPAYNAEATLERTVADISKSLVDEIILVDDCSSDNTVELAKSLGLTVIAHEHNLGYGGNQKSCYTRALENGADYIVMIHPDYQYDARMIGAAVEVMKLKICDVVLGSRIRTRREAIDGGMPAWKYVANRCLTLTENIALGQNLGDFHSGFRAYRREVLETIPWRNNTNDFAFDSQFLAQAVHFGFKLGDIPVPVRYFDEASSINFRRCVKYGCTTLWVLLQFWLQKLKLARFRIFEKTSN, encoded by the coding sequence ATGCCGGCTTATAATGCAGAAGCGACACTGGAACGGACAGTCGCTGACATCTCCAAAAGTCTCGTTGACGAAATTATCCTCGTCGACGATTGCAGCAGCGACAACACAGTCGAGCTTGCGAAGAGCTTAGGGCTGACGGTCATTGCTCACGAACACAATCTAGGATACGGCGGGAATCAGAAGTCCTGCTACACTCGAGCTTTGGAGAATGGCGCGGATTATATCGTGATGATCCATCCCGATTATCAATACGATGCGCGAATGATTGGAGCTGCAGTCGAGGTGATGAAGCTGAAGATCTGTGATGTCGTTCTGGGATCGAGAATTCGAACCCGACGCGAAGCGATCGACGGAGGAATGCCTGCGTGGAAATATGTCGCCAACCGCTGTTTAACGCTCACTGAAAATATCGCCTTGGGACAGAACCTCGGAGATTTTCACAGCGGCTTCCGGGCATATCGTCGAGAAGTACTGGAGACGATTCCGTGGAGGAACAACACGAACGATTTTGCCTTTGACAGTCAATTTCTGGCACAGGCTGTCCACTTCGGCTTCAAGTTGGGAGATATTCCTGTCCCAGTCCGTTATTTCGACGAAGCATCAAGCATCAACTTCCGGCGATGCGTAAAATATGGATGCACCACGCTCTGGGTTTTGCTACAATTCTGGTTGCAAAAATTAAAGTTGGCTCGATTTCGAATTTTTGAAAAAACTTCCAACTGA
- the map gene encoding type I methionyl aminopeptidase has translation MRRMLPIRKRPRFPQYNTDEEREGLRAAGRFNAELLDFLRPHVKAGVSTNHLDALAEQYTRDHGHIPACLGYSGYPKSICTSLNDVVCHGIPNDVELQDGDIVNVDCTTIVDGWFGDQSETFLIGEVSDEARRLVQGTFDALWIGIHATHPFCSVIEIGAAITKFAREQGFGVVENYQGHGIGRKFHQEPGIPHVPFRRSRSEILVPGTSFTIEPMLNLGAAATQPPLDDGWTVLTEDGSLSAQFEHHILMTEEGPEVLTTTKNGPREGHKF, from the coding sequence ATGAGACGAATGTTACCAATACGAAAACGCCCCAGATTCCCTCAATACAATACTGATGAGGAACGTGAAGGGCTGCGCGCAGCCGGAAGATTCAACGCGGAATTGCTCGATTTTTTGAGACCGCACGTCAAAGCTGGCGTCAGCACGAATCACCTGGATGCACTCGCTGAGCAATATACTCGCGATCACGGTCATATCCCGGCATGCCTGGGCTACAGCGGTTACCCCAAGTCAATCTGCACGAGTTTGAATGACGTTGTCTGTCACGGAATTCCGAATGACGTTGAGCTTCAAGATGGTGACATCGTCAACGTTGACTGCACAACGATTGTTGATGGCTGGTTCGGCGACCAATCGGAAACATTCCTGATTGGTGAAGTGTCTGACGAGGCGCGGCGACTCGTTCAGGGAACGTTTGATGCACTTTGGATCGGAATTCATGCGACACATCCATTTTGCTCGGTCATCGAAATTGGGGCGGCCATCACGAAATTCGCGAGAGAGCAAGGTTTTGGAGTCGTCGAGAATTATCAGGGACATGGGATCGGTCGGAAATTTCACCAAGAGCCGGGCATCCCACACGTTCCATTTCGTAGAAGTCGAAGTGAAATTCTGGTTCCAGGAACATCGTTTACAATTGAACCGATGTTAAATTTGGGAGCCGCAGCCACCCAACCCCCACTCGATGATGGTTGGACTGTTCTTACCGAAGACGGCTCACTCTCCGCACAGTTTGAGCACCACATTCTGATGACAGAAGAGGGCCCAGAAGTCCTGACGACCACGAAAAACGGCCCGCGAGAAGGGCACAAATTTTAA